A genome region from Camelina sativa cultivar DH55 chromosome 10, Cs, whole genome shotgun sequence includes the following:
- the LOC109126895 gene encoding uncharacterized protein LOC109126895 produces the protein MDKLIVELPLIDAVKTFPMLRRYVKRMVTKDLNAEQGVMMISAQVSASIQNKIPKKLHDLGSFVLDCTIFTDIFARSLCDLGSSVNLMPKSVALSLGMTYFKPTSLRIAQFAFLMVFLKIGECLIPTDFVVLKYEEEPKDPLILGRSFLATAGATIDVKRGQIGLNIGDL, from the coding sequence atggacaagctTATTGTTGAGCtacctttgattgatgctgttAAGACTTTtccaatgcttaggagatatgtcaagagaatggttaCTAAGGATTTGAATGCTGAGCAAGGAGTCATGATGATATCAGCTCAAGTCAGTGCTAGTATCCAGAACAAGATCCCAAAAAAGCTTCATGATCTaggtagttttgttcttgacTGCACTATATTCACTGACATatttgctagatctttgtgtgatcttggttctagtgtcAACTTAATGCCAAAATCAGTAGCTCTCAGTCTGGGAATGACATACTTCAAGCCTACATCCTTGCGGATCGCTCAATTCGCATTCCTGATGGTGTTCTTGAAGATTGGTGAATGcttgatacctactgattttgtggtacTCAAGTATGAAGAAGAACCTAAGGACCCTCTTATCCTTGGAAgatcattcttagccactgctgGAGCTACAATTGATGTCAAGAGGGGACAAATTGGGCTTAATATTGGTGATCTATAA